One Parachlamydia sp. AcF125 DNA segment encodes these proteins:
- the rpmF gene encoding 50S ribosomal protein L32 — MAVPRNRTSNARKNSRRSHHAKKAKSVSACSNCGASKLPHTICQACGAYGDRIVLGKSEAE; from the coding sequence ATGGCAGTACCACGTAATAGAACTTCAAATGCAAGAAAAAATTCCCGTCGATCCCATCATGCAAAGAAAGCAAAAAGTGTGTCTGCATGCTCAAATTGCGGGGCATCAAAGCTTCCTCATACAATTTGCCAAGCTTGTGGAGCATATGGTGATCGAATTGTATTGGGAAAATCAGAAGCTGAATAA
- a CDS encoding phosphate acyltransferase produces MRKQKEKICVGIDLMGSDSSPQVLFDAVLKAAALHPALSMLVFVPEKLWDYFQKKIPPPLQITCVGVSQEILMEDHPLEAIRRKRHSSLVQGIQLLKEKKIEGFVSAGNTGALIATATLNVPLLPTIKRPALLITMPTEKGKVAVIDAGGNITCKAENYVQFAQLGAIFQKCLASIGCPTVGLLNVGAEPLKGPHELRKAYQELQRYTQTFSHKGKDVPLEFRGNVESKDVFCGNVDVVVTDGFSGNILLKSCEGVSSLIFKLLRNALGNFEQLDAIEKLFDYAEYPGGLLCGLERVVVKCHGSVTPRSMLNCISGAVHFIEQNLVERMREQLLLLS; encoded by the coding sequence ATGAGGAAACAAAAAGAAAAAATCTGCGTAGGGATTGATTTAATGGGGAGCGATAGCTCTCCACAAGTCCTTTTTGACGCCGTTTTAAAAGCCGCAGCGCTTCATCCTGCCCTTTCGATGCTTGTATTTGTCCCTGAAAAATTATGGGATTACTTTCAAAAGAAAATCCCTCCCCCTCTGCAAATCACGTGCGTTGGCGTTTCGCAAGAAATCTTGATGGAAGATCATCCCCTAGAGGCCATTCGTCGTAAGCGGCACTCTTCTCTGGTGCAAGGCATACAACTTTTAAAGGAAAAAAAAATTGAGGGTTTCGTATCGGCTGGAAATACAGGCGCTTTGATTGCAACTGCCACTTTAAATGTTCCTCTTTTGCCTACCATTAAGCGTCCAGCTCTCCTCATTACAATGCCAACCGAAAAGGGAAAAGTAGCCGTCATAGATGCGGGGGGGAATATCACCTGTAAAGCAGAAAATTATGTGCAGTTTGCGCAACTGGGAGCTATTTTCCAAAAATGCTTAGCAAGTATAGGCTGTCCAACCGTAGGATTGCTTAATGTAGGCGCAGAACCTTTAAAAGGGCCCCATGAATTAAGAAAGGCTTATCAGGAATTGCAAAGGTATACCCAAACTTTTTCTCATAAAGGAAAAGATGTCCCTTTAGAGTTCAGGGGAAATGTAGAAAGCAAGGATGTTTTTTGTGGAAACGTGGATGTGGTAGTGACTGACGGTTTTTCAGGCAATATTCTTTTAAAATCTTGCGAAGGCGTTTCTTCTCTTATTTTTAAACTTTTGCGAAATGCTTTGGGGAATTTCGAGCAACTGGATGCTATTGAAAAATTGTTTGACTACGCGGAATACCCTGGGGGGCTTTTATGTGGCCTGGAAAGGGTGGTGGTTAAATGCCATGGCAGCGTTACTCCTCGTTCTATGCTGAATTGCATTTCTGGAGCTGTCCATTTTATCGAACAAAATTTGGTCGAACGTATGCGAGAACAGCTCTTGCTCTTGTCATAA
- the menC gene encoding o-succinylbenzoate synthase, translated as MRIQKISLFPYQIPLKNKQVREGVLINILDHNENSGWGEIAPLPTWSQETLEEALAQLIQEKQALLNQVWEKEAYLKELAKLNLYPSVAFGIESALLAILDPFSSIAIPASALFMGTCEEIMQQAALRQAEGFTSAKLKVGHLTFREAESMIASLKDCFRLRIDVNRAWNTKEALAFFSQYAWDTFDYVEEPFQNPHDLRWFELPLAVDESFPCDLTLGDLEKLPTLKAIIYKPTIQGGMVGCQDLQKWAFKKSVQLVLSSSFESDIGLAHVALMAKRLSACPPVGLGTYHYLIHDLSVAPLQFSGAKVQIPAHISPNLEKLTMAVF; from the coding sequence ATGCGTATTCAAAAGATCTCTCTTTTTCCGTATCAAATTCCTTTAAAAAATAAGCAGGTTAGAGAAGGTGTTTTAATCAACATTCTCGACCACAATGAAAACAGTGGGTGGGGAGAGATTGCCCCTCTTCCAACATGGAGCCAAGAAACTCTCGAAGAAGCTTTAGCTCAATTAATCCAAGAGAAGCAGGCTTTATTAAACCAGGTATGGGAAAAGGAAGCTTATTTAAAAGAATTGGCAAAGTTAAATCTTTATCCCTCAGTCGCTTTTGGGATTGAATCCGCTCTTTTGGCGATTTTAGACCCTTTTTCGTCTATTGCCATTCCTGCTAGCGCGCTTTTTATGGGGACCTGCGAAGAGATTATGCAGCAAGCTGCTCTCAGGCAAGCAGAGGGATTCACTTCTGCCAAGCTGAAAGTCGGCCACTTAACTTTTAGAGAGGCTGAAAGCATGATTGCGTCCCTAAAAGATTGCTTTCGATTACGGATCGATGTCAATCGCGCCTGGAATACAAAAGAGGCTTTGGCTTTTTTCTCCCAATATGCTTGGGATACTTTTGATTATGTGGAAGAGCCCTTTCAAAATCCCCACGATCTCCGATGGTTCGAGCTACCTCTTGCGGTTGATGAATCTTTCCCCTGTGATCTTACTTTAGGAGATTTGGAAAAACTTCCCACCCTAAAAGCTATCATTTACAAGCCGACAATCCAAGGGGGAATGGTGGGATGCCAAGATTTACAGAAATGGGCTTTTAAAAAGAGTGTTCAGCTTGTATTGAGCAGCTCTTTTGAAAGCGATATTGGCCTTGCCCATGTGGCATTGATGGCTAAGCGCCTTTCTGCATGCCCTCCAGTTGGGTTGGGAACCTATCACTACCTGATTCATGACTTAAGTGTTGCTCCGCTCCAGTTCTCAGGTGCAAAAGTTCAAATCCCTGCTCACATTTCCCCAAATTTGGAGAAGCTGACG